From Danio aesculapii chromosome 9, fDanAes4.1, whole genome shotgun sequence:
tgctgtgtttggaccctcgccttgtttttctgtttattcctATCTGCTTCCTAccttctgaccatctgcctgtttatttaactacgactctggattgcctctATACATCGGTTTGTTCCTGTGTTGACtgctgcttgcctgaccatttgtgaagtttatttataaacaaatttcgagaggagcacgcacttatgattgatagcagctgATCCTCGTAAGCTAAcacatgatccaccaatcagatgattcctaaatcactataaataaccaaagcatcttaccttagccatcttcgtcttgaagaatccccccttccacccctactcctcccctttttcTTATCAGGGCAGCACAGAGACCAATGGTTAGCAtcattgtctcacagcaagaacatcactggctCAGAACTTATCTGGCcaggttggcgtttctgtgcggagtttgctcttctccccatgtttgcgtgggttaccCCTGGGCATTAAAcatgtaacataaataaattgacaaattaaattgtcattttaggCAGATAAAAAATTCAAGTGAAGGAGGATCACAAAGAGTCTGGCTGTAATTTCACtatatttctcaaatatttgcaaacgatatggattattagattataaaaCACATTTGCCTGAACAAATCCCTGTGTGAGTGACAATTACAATAGCAACTAAAAGTTGCAAATGTCTCAGAAATCTTTCAGATAAAGCATTTTAAAGCAACAGAGATTGTTTTAACGTGAGTATTAACAACAATGTATAAATGGAAaggtttttttgagtgtaggggGATTTCTAACAATTAAAAAGCAACAATAAGTATTTGGGGTTTGCCATAGGGTAGATTTAAATTTTTCTTATGGGGCTTGAGTGAGCCAGTGACATCTACAACACTTAGAATTTAGGTGACTTAGATGTTGGTCAGGATCCAAGACAGTCAGTGGTAGACCAGAAAATTTATGAGAACATGCTTCTGTAAAACACTGATTAAATTGACGGAGAGTAGAAAGAGACATGGACAATGAAATCGGCTTATGATTAGAGAGTAGGAGATCAGAAAACTCAGTATCAGAAAGACTAAACCCATGAGAGAGTACAATATCTATGGTATGGCCCATAAAATGGGTAGAGTCTTTTATCCATTGGACCAGAATAAAATAGTCAATAAAGTTAAGAAACTCCTTTGATAACAGGTTTGCCTGACAACATACATGGATGTTAAAATCACCCTCTAATGAAAAGTGGAGATACTTCATGGCAATATTGCCAATAAACTCTGTGAATTGCTGTACAGTATGAAGTCCTTTGCTGAGTGAGGGGGTGTTAAATCACAGCAAGTAAAACAGGACCGTTCCAGTCGAGATGCAAGAACTAGACTATAAAGCTAGTAAATGCATCTACTGAAAGTTCATTAAAATAGTCACTACCACACCACCTTTCTTATTTGGGCACGGGGAATTAAAAACATACAGTCATCCAGAACCAGTTTTGAAAAAGGAGTTAAATCACCAACCTTAGTCCATGATTCAGAGATAAACATTAGATCCAGAGTGTGCATAATGAAGAAGTCGTTTAGCAGAAAGTCTTATTGAGCATTTATTAGAGTCATTTTTGGCAGGGGAATCCCCTGTGGAGAAAGCGAAGCTCTGCTTAGCGAGCGCAGGTTACCAGATTACTCACTGGTAACTCGCAGCTTACCAGTTACTCCGTCTCACTAGTGACAGCAGCTAATGCAAGGAAGGCCATCCAAGGAAACAGGAGACAATGACTGgagaaaattatttataataacaataattaatgtaTTCCTCTTGTAAGTTTAGCTCCTGTTTTAATagataacaatataataatgattTGTATACTTATGTATGTAATTTGGCTTGAGATATTGCTTTGCTTATTTTGTTAATCATTTGGTATTTTGACTTTCAAgatgaatttgttttattttctctaGTTCTTACAGTGGTTCATAATGATTTGTTGTGTGAGGAATTGACAGAATGAGACTCTTAAATAAACTATGAATCATCAGTGGAAGACTTGTTTTAACCAGGACACTACACTACATGAGACCAATACAGAGTCTTAGAAATGCATATAAAATCAAACAAGCAAAAAAGAAAGAGATAAATCTTAGAACTAAGAACTACATAAACAGTAGTTCTTTAGCTAGAAAGGTCTCTATGTCAACTTGCATAGTCAGAAACTGAGTAACAATAGGGACTGTGTAGTCTTTAGTCTTGGGCTTGTATGAAAGGACAGGTGACAGCAGTCAGTCAACAGCCAGAATCAGATTCAGCTTCTACTTTGTGGAACCACTGAGGACCAGACAGCGCAAACATGAAGGTAAACCTCAATCTAGCACCCATTCCATGAAGTggaactttaaaaaatatattatatttagtttttttaacttttcataACAAAACCATTATGCGTGAACATTTTAGGTCACCTTCTTTGAGGACAGAAACTTTCAGGGTCGCTCTTATGAGTGTATGGGTGACTGTGGTGACATGCACTCCTACATGAGCCGTTGTCACTCTTGCAGAGTGGACAGTGGCTGCTGGATGATGTACGATCAGCCCAACTACATGGGAAGTGGATATTTCTTCAGGAGGGGCGAGTATGCTGATTACATGTCTATGTTTGGGATGAGCAACTGCATCAGGTCCTGCCGTATGATCCCTATGGTAATTTCAATTTTAAGGATTTATaagataatactttttttttactgttaaaaattttTTGTCTGATACACTTGAAAATAACAATCTCATTTTGCACTTTAGTACAGGGGATCCTACAGAATGAGGATCTACGAGAGGGATAATTTCATGGGTCAGATGTACGAAATGATGGATGACTGTGACAACATCATGGACCGTTACCGCATGTCTCACTGCCAGTCCTGTCATGTGATGGACGGCCACTGGCTCTTTTATGACCAGCCCCACTACAGAGGCAGGATGTGGCACTTCGGGCCTGGACAGTACAGGAACTTCAGCAATTATGGTGGCATGAGGTTCATGAGCATGAGGCGTATCATGGACTCTTGGTACTAGTGTTTCAATAAAACGAATTCTGTACAACACTAAACATTGTGTTCTGAAAATATTTCTTATGTCTTATCAAAAAATacgaaaaaagtaaaaaaaaaatgtaaaaaacttaaaactacacATGCCTGTGTGATATTCATTTTTTGTCATCACAAATTAAAATCATATCTTCTCTGTTCCCAACACATCACACATTGAGGACAACTTCATTGGTGTTTTGAATGTGCAACTTTTAATTTCTGGTTTACATTAGAACCTAAATCTATCTCCTGGAAGAAGATCAAgttttcactttaatattttgaCTGACGATTTAAGCTAATCATTAGAGGTGGGACAAAGTGGTTGTTTTGCAAGTCACAAGCAAGTCTTGACTCTTTCCATTTAAGTCTCAAATCAAGTCATGAGTCGAGACAGGCAAGTCCAACTCAAGTCCAGAGTCATCAAGATCTAGCTTCAAGACATCAAACTTTAAATCCAAGTCATCAATAAAGTCATCAAAATTTAGCTCCAAGTCATCACAAAATCATTAGTGCTCTTTGCCCAACTAAATTTATCAGTGTAATAATTATATcatacatactgtatagtatCTTATATCAGGAAAACAGGTAGAATATGTTTGACATAAAAGTAAAATTTCATGTTAGATGGGTTTTAGCAAAACAGATTGCAATATTATTCCTAATTCTTAATTAATTGTGTTAGTCAGCATCCAGGACAGTTAGCGGTAGATCCAGAAATTAATAAGAACAAGTGTCTATAAAACACAGATTAAAATTTGCCCAAAATGAAGGAGAATAATATCGAGAGTCTTATAGTGTCATTAGTAAATTGAAGGACAGTAGAAAGATGACCTTGGCTtatgaccaagcggcaacctcccgctctccctcaggaagccaatacggatgtaactgaaactgcaatttatcaaaattccgctagtcctggctacataatagagcaaattgcaattgagtccactgttagaatggccaactttacagcagaaaaaaaaatgtgtttacagcctggtacaaagaacaattttggttcatatagctattattacccttcatgacaactgtgaggggcgtgaatttttttataactcatccatttcctttatattaggttatattaagtttgcatgattaagggcgtggccacttgagtgacagctaggtctcgctggtcgccgtcacttcacctcagctgaatccggcatattagccactgatctcggcatattcattgtatttttgttctgttttatgtggctttacacagtcagttgtcttttggacttatttcttacaattaccagattatatgggatgctgtgtgcacttaattgtgctcacaaaccattcacatggcctccgtttcccatgtgagtaaagttatatacttatataccatctctataaatgtatttgttttatttaggatcatttatcattaatatttttctttagacccgtaaagcactccagaatgtgacagattgattagctgtaggctagaACAGTCATCTTAAGCGTTGTCCTACAGTGTTATACTGGATTTCattaatagccttgcatttactaacacacactatagttgaagtgtttggaagtaattcacgttttcctcctgtagaaaaacgtcataaaaacaatgcttagtggctcaatgtattactacagtatttttaaaagtctaaacactttattgatatagtgtaaagccaaacacatgtggtcagaatacaaatgagtcgcaggtaataaagtattaagctttttcacaaagtaaagtctgtctaagccaggtccaagcaaaatgccagcaggtgtctgtagctccgctcactctccgcccttgtttggtatcccgccgtgggtgcaaTGACACGTGAACAACATGGCGACAGTTGTCCgtacctacttgtagcttcttttgcagtgttcagaaacctatgggtgacgtcacggatactacgtccatatattttacagtctatgcttatGACCAGAGAGCAGGTAATCAGAAAACTCAATATAAACAAGAGCAAATCCATGAGAGACTACAAGATCAAAGGTATGGCCCATAAAATGGGTAGAGTTTTTTATCCATTGGACCAGAATAAAAGAGTCAATAAAGTTAAGAATCTCCTTCGATAACAGGTTTGCCTGACAGCATACACAGATGTTAAAATCACCCACTAATAAAAAGAGGATATACTTCATGGCAATATTGCCAATAAACTTTTGAATTGCTGTATAAAGTGCTTTGTTGAGTGAGATGGCGGTAAAGTTACAGTCGAGATGCAACAGCTAGACTTTAAAGCTAGGAAATGCATCTACTAAAACACCAgcaatggtctaaaaaagagtcAATTAAAATAGTCACTTCGACACCAACTTTTTCTTTTTGGCCAGGCGggatttaaaaatatacagtcatCCAGAACGAATTGTGAAAAATTAGTTAAATCCTCAACCTTAGTTAATGATTCAGAGATGAAAATAAGATCCAGACTCTGCATCATGAAAAAGTTTTTTAGCAGAAAGTCGTATTTACCAAAGATTGAGCATTTATCGAAGCCATTTTTTTCATGGAAATCCCCTGCAGAGAAAGCAATGCTCTGCTTAGCGAGTGCAGTTTAGTGGAGTTACTCCAAGTCACTAGCGACAATGGCCGATCCAAGGAAGCCCATTTAAGGAAACAGGAGACAGGGATTGaagaaaggcaaggcaaggcaagtttatttatatagcacatttcatacacagtggcaattcaaagtgctttacataaacaggaataaaagaaacaagtataagagaaataaaaacaaataataaaaatggtaaaaatgaaaatagaataaaataaaagctgataaaatgtgttataaaagaatttaaaagaagagaaaaacaggtCGACGCCACCTATAAGGTAAAGCATCCTGGTTATGtccgtaacccacgttccccaaatagggaacggagacatgTGTCTGGTAACAGACTACGGGAGTACGCCAGACAACCAAACACTCTAAAGAGTAAGAAAATAGGCCAATAAATGCCAAATGAACTGGTAGAGCTCAGCTCCACAGCTGTCAGCGATTAGCCATTAGTGGGATTTATCAGCTGGCGGCTGAGAAGTGAGTATTAAAATTTtagcctgctgaagagccgatcactCAGCTGACAGTTGGAGACTCAGGTTCTGTGGCAGTGAagacacgtctccgttccctattcggggaacgtgggttacggacgtcaccaggacgttccccttcatggGAACACCAACATGTGGGTGGTAACAGACTATGGAAGACTGTATGGAAAAAGCCACAACAGCTAAGCCCGTCACACTCCTGATGTGAAGTTTGGCAAGCATAGCTTGAGCACACAAGCATCACCAAGAGTGCAACCTTCCAATGTCCCCTAGGCCCTTAAATGACCATCACACGGGAATAATTAGAAAATTTAGATTTGGGGTCATAAtatgcttttacctagctaatatagtcTAGGGATTTTAGAAATACAACAGTACACTGGGAAAACGTGCCAGTTCCCAAAGGGGGAGGATGCTGCAGAGGCCACCTGCTTCCTAAGAGCGGATACTTGATGGCAATAAGAaaatatggactagccctaaagAGGGgggtgctacatatgataagctgatTAGCGggtagggaagacacgggtccaCCTGGTCAGGGGGAACACTCCGTGGCTGAAATAAGCACACAGCTCCATCGGGAGAGAGTGACACACTCTCTCCCGGGGCGGCACATGAAGCGAGGGCGATAGCCTAAACTATAAAATGGACCAACCTCTGTTTTCATACAGCACTTCCCTTCTGCTGATCATAACAGATAAGAGCTGCTTAGAGACGTATGCTCTACGTGTCACATTAAGCGCAGTGCACGGATATTTAAAGGGccgggtctgcctcctccgcagacactgcttgcaggctcactacctgatatTAAAAGGGGTGGTAGGTAAGGGTAAATGTTAGAGTAGGCCGATTTGAATTACTTGCACGATTGCTGACTGCAAATGGCACTGGAATCCCAACCCTCCTGAATGATACCAACGTGACCAGCAGAGCTGCCTTCATGGACAGAAAACTTATAGATACTGAATCGAGTGGCTCAATGGACCTAACCATAACCGCAGGGGCTAGAGAGATCCTAAAAGGGCAAGAGAGGGGGACAGGATTGGAATTAACCACCTCACGCCATGGCCTCTGAGGAACAGGCTGATGTGGTTATGCTTTCCCAGCATGCTACCACCTGCCGCCCTCACAGAGAGCGGGAATGGCAACACgccaaaccttcagtgtggagggtgacagcttGCAATCCATCTATCCTGAAGGAAGAAAACACAACACTAATCTGGCATGTCATCAAGCAGGCTTGTCTCAGAGAGAAGAGCACCACACAACGAATAGGCTACACTACAGAATATAGGCTAGCCTATACAAGGGTGATCTAGCCTGAGTGACGGTGTTAACCATCAATTGATGGGTCACCTAAGTCCTCCGTTCTCTGTATAAAAACCATCCACGGAGGTTCCAGAACGGATTCCAGAGGGTGCCTGTCCCAGAAAAAGAAGTGATTTTTCTGGGGAATTCATCAGGGAGGGCAATCACGAGGAGTAAGTCTGGAAACTCGGGTCCGGTTGGGCCAAGGAGGTGCAACGAGTGAGACCCACTCCTCGTCCCTTCTGACCTTACCTTGAGTCTGTGCTCACAGGCTCATTGGGGAAAACTGCATATTGTGTAAACCCAGGGCCAGCTGAGAGCCAGCGAACTAGTGCAGAGCAGGGAAAGCAGCTAGCTAAAGGGTCACTCGTGAGAAGCAGGAAGATAACCTGATCACCTAATCTGAAGCGTGCCCATAACAGCTGGGCCGTgccggggtggagtctccattctccagGAAATGTAACTGTTGTGAGAGTGTGTAAGCTGGCACAATAGAGCTTGTATGGGATATGAACGACACACAGCCCAAACTTTAATTAAGATAGTAACTAAAAGTTGCAAATGTCTCTGAAACTTTCATATAAAGCATTTGAAGCAACAGGGATTGTATTAACAGGAATATTAACAACAatgtataaatgaaaataaagctttGGGTGTAGAGTGATTTTTAACAATTAAATCAGAACATTAAGAAGCCTTTGCAATTTTCCTTGCCATTTTCCATTTCCGATCAGCTTTTCAACAAGCTTAGTGTAGGGGTTGAGTATTTGGGGTTTGCTATAGGGttgatttgagtttttttttatgggGCATGAGTGGGGCAGTAACATCTAAAACACTGCCAGGCAGAATTTAGGTGACTGAGATGTAGGTCATCATCCAGGACAATCAGACGTAAACCTTTCTTTTTTGGGCAGGGGGAATTAAAAAACATACAGTCATCCAGAACCAATTCTGAAAAATTTgtaaatctataaaaaatattaataataataattaatggatTCCTCTTATGAGTTTATCTCCTGGTTTAATAGAAAACATTGTAATAATGATTTGTATATTATGTATGTGATTGGCATGAGATATTGCTTTGTTTGCCTTAAggtgaatttgttttattttctctaGTTCTTACAGTGGTTCATAATGATTTGTTGTGTGAGGAATTGACAGAATGAGACTCATAAATACTATACTATAAAAAACTATGAATCATCAGTGGAAGACTTGTTTTAACCAGGACACTACACTACATGAGACCAATACAGAGTCTTagaaatgcatataaaaacaaacaagcaaaaaagaaAGAGATAAATCTTAGAACTAAGAACTAATAACCAGTAGTTCTTTAGCTAGAAAGGTCTCTATGCCAACTTGCATAGTCAGAAACTGAGTAACAATAGGGACTGTGTAGTCTTTAGTCTTGGGCTTGTATAAAAGGACAGGTGACAGCAGTCAGTCAACAGCCAGAATCAGCTTCAGCTTCTCCCTTGTGGAACCACTGTGGATCAGACAGCGCAAACATGAAGGTAAACCTCAATCTAGCACCCATTCCATACAGTGAAActtcaaaaaaatattatatttagttttttaaacttttcataacaaaaacattttaggtCACCTTCTTTGAGGACAGAAACTTTCAGGGTCGCTCTTATGAGTGTATGGGCGACTGTGGTGACATGCACTCCTACATGAGCCGCTGTCACTCTTGCAGAGTAGACAGTGGCTGCTGGATGATGTACGATCAGCCCAACTACATGGGAAGTGGATATTTCTTCAGGAGGGGAGAGTATGCTGATTACATGTCCATGTTTGGAATGAGCAACTGCATTAGGTCCTGCCGTATGATCCCTATGGTAATTAAAATTTTGAGGACTtataagataatatttttatttactcttAAAAATTTGTTGTCTGATACACTTGAAAATAACAATCTCATTTTGCACTTCAGTACAGGGGATCCTACAGAATGAGGATCTACGAAAGGGATAATTTCATGGGTCAGATGTACGAAATGATGGATGACTGTGACAACATCATGGACCGTTACCGCATGTCTCACTGCCAGTCCTGCCATGTGATGGACGGCCACTGGCTCTTTTATGACCAGCCTCACTACAGAGGCAGAATGTGGCACTTCGGGCCTGGACAGTACAGGAACTTCAGCAATTATGGTGGCATGAGGTTCATGAGCATGAGGCGTATCATGGACTCTTGGTACTAGTGTTTCAATAAAACGAATTCTGTACAACACTAAACATTGTGTTCTGAAAATATTTCCCACTATCttatgtaaaaatacaaaaaagttcaGAAAAAATGTGAATAACTTAAAACTACACATACCTGTGTGATATTCATTTTttgtcatcataaattaaaatcataTCTTCTCTGTTCCCAACACATCACACATTGAGAACAACTTCATTCGTGTTTTGAATGTGCAACTTTTAATTTCTGGTTTACATTAGAACCTAAATCTATCACCTGGAAGAAGATCAAGTTTTCACTTTAATATTCTGACTGACGATTTAAGCTAATCATTAGAGGTGGGACAAAGTGGTTGTTTTGCAAGTCACAAGCAAGTATTGACTCTTTTTATTTAAGTCTCACATCAAGTCCTGAGTTGAGACAGGCAAGTCCAACTCAAGTCCAGAGTCATCAAAATCCAGCTTCAAGTCATCAAACTTTAGTAAAAAGTCAGTAAACTTTAGACTTTAGTCATCAAAGTCATCACAAAGTCATTAGTGCACTTTGCCCAGCTAAATTTATCAGTGTAATATCCATATCATTCAAATAGTATCTTATATCAGGAAAAAAGACAGATTATGTTTGACATAGAAGTTTTTATGTTAGATGAGTGGCCTTAGTAAAACTACTGAATTAAAACTTTTGTTAAAAAATTTAAGTGCCTGATTAAAAACATGCTTGATGTCTGGCTTAAACCTGTCCATAACTGAAGGACGAATATTCAGTAGATATTGTTGATTGTACTGCAAAAGAATGACACAtttcaaaaacagacacacatacacaggagAAGCACAAGCAGGGGGCATGCTAAATACATGGGTACCATTTTTCCAAATTCCAAATTTGACATTTTCAACAACTAtacacatttcctctggagtttcgtGTAATTTCGCGTGTTTCTTTTTtagtttgtcaactttaactaCAGTTTGGCACAGTTTGGCACagtttaaaaacagaaaacaggttataaaagaatgaaaaagaagagaaaaacatagtgcgatctgtcggacatagcacagtgctcattcagtaaaggcacagctaaacagatgtgttttcagtctcgatttgaatgtgcctaatgttggagtacatctgatcatttctggaagctgattccagcagtgaggggcatagtagctgaaagccgattcaccctgctttgactgaactcttggaatttctagtttataagatcctaaagatctgagtgatctgttaggtttgtattcagtgagcatatctgtaatgtatagaggtcctaggccatttagtgatttatagacaagtagtaatactttaaaagctattctgaatgtaactgggagccagtgtaaagaccagAATCCTGGTCgtagcgttctggatgagctgtaactgtcgactgtctttttgggaaggcccgtgaggaggccgttacagtaatcctccctgctgctgataaaagcatgaacaagtttctctaagtcgtcactgaaaacaaagcatctaattcttgcaatgtttttgagatgatagtatgctgatttactgctttgacatgtctactaaaactcagatctgactccagagtcacaccaagattcttgaccttattttttgttgtttacatttacatttacatttagtcatttagcagacgcttttatccaaagcgacttacaaatgaggacaaggaagcaatttacacaactataagagcagcagtgaacaagcgctatagacaagtttctggtgtgtaaaagtctaagaagcaaagtttagtagaaaattttttttttttttttttttttgagagagagagagagagagagagagagagagagagagagggcacagtggtatagccagagacagaggcagttgcagattaggaaggaaagtggagactaaacagttgcatttttagtcgtttcttgaagacagcaagtgactctgctgttctgatgtagttagggagttcattccaccaactgggcagattgaatgtgagagttcgggaaagtgatttcttccctctttgggatggaacaacgaggcgacgttcatttacagaacgcaagtttctggagggcacatatatctgcagaagtgacagcagatacgaaggagcacagctagaggtcactttgtaagcaaacatcagagctttgaatttgatgcgggcagcaactggcagccagtgcaaacgggtgagtagcggagtgacatgtgctcttttgggttcatcaaagaccactcgtgctgctgcgttctgaagcagctgaagaggtttgatagaactagctggtagcccggctagcagagagttgcaatagtccagtttggagaggacaagagcttgaacaatgagttgagcagtatgttcagataggaagggtcggacctttctgatgttgtagagtgcgaatctgcaagatcgagcagttctagaaatgtggtcagagaagttcagttggtcatcaatcgtaactccaaggctttttaccattttggatgcagtgatggttgctccatccatctggattgaaaagttatggtgaagagtcgggttggcagaaacttcaagcatttccgttttcatgaggttaagctggagatgatgatctttcatccagagtgaaatgtctgacaggcaggctgaaatgcgagctggaaccgagggatcatcagggtgaaaagagaggtatagctgggtgtcatcagaatagcagtggtaggaaaaaccatgtttctggatgactgttcctaaagatgccgtgtagatagagaagagaagtggcccaagcacagagccctgaggtaccccagtgtttagatgctgtaggttggacacctctcccctccaccacaccctgaatgacctgtccgagaggtaggaactgaaccattgaataacagtgcctgcgacgcccagtgactcaagcgtagatagcaggatctggtggtttacagtgtcaaaagcagctgataaatccagcaagatgaggacagatgatttagagtctgctttagccagtctgagatcctccacgaccgagagcagggcagtctcagttgagtggcctttcttaaagccagattgcttgttgtccatgaggttgttttgagtaagaaagtctaggacttgattgaacactactttctccaaaatcttggccatgaatggaagcagggataccggtcggtagttttcaagtagcgtttgatccaggttgggtttctttagcagaggggttaccctagcctgcttaaatgaagtagggaatagaccagggtcaagagatgtgttaattatgtgagtcagtgttggtatgactgcaggagaaatggcttgcaggagatgagagggaatgggatctagcggacaggtggttgcatggcttgatagcacgagattggacacctcagactcagagagctgggagaaagaggtgagtgtgtgtggtgttggtggtgtatcttgcgtgtttgttgtaggtgcagcaaattgagcactgatttttgcagttttggtgcaaaagaatgtagcaaagtcatcagtagtgagtgtggaggatgcgggtggaggaggaggatagaggagggaggaaaatgttttaaaaagcaagcgaggattggtggcactgatgactttctgacggaagtatgtctgctttgcagaagtaacctctgccgagaaagaggacagaagagtttggtatgttatgagctgttcaggatttttagtttttcgccaacttctctcagcagcccgaagttttgagcgatgctcacggagaacatcagagagccagggtccAGGAGGAttggcccgggttggtctggatgtaagagggcatagtctgtctagacatgatgttagcgtggagcagagtgtatcagtggcactgttcgtatcaagtgcagagagtttgcaagatggaggaagagagttagaaacaatggtggatagtctattgggtgagag
This genomic window contains:
- the LOC130234482 gene encoding gamma-crystallin M2-like encodes the protein MGRVTFFEDRNFQGRSYECMGDCGDMHSYMSRCHSCRVDSGCWMMYDQPNYMGSGYFFRRGEYADYMSMFGMSNCIRSCRMIPMYRGSYRMRIYERDNFMGQMYEMMDDCDNIMDRYRMSHCQSCHVMDGHWLFYDQPHYRGRMWHFGPGQYRNFSNYGGMRFMSMRRIMDSWY